A window from Theobroma cacao cultivar B97-61/B2 chromosome 3, Criollo_cocoa_genome_V2, whole genome shotgun sequence encodes these proteins:
- the LOC18604380 gene encoding surfeit locus protein 1 isoform X1, producing the protein MASFSKTLTRLRPAGALYSFSNQLLPPKYWVPPASFSTAAAVSSSQSHDQEKGSTWSRWFLFLPGAITFGLGTWQIFRRQDKIKMLEYRQKRLQMEPLKLNNMPPSSENLESLEFRRVVCRGVFDDGRSIYVGPRSRSISGVTENGYYVITPLMPIANNAESVQAPVLVNRGWVPRSWRDKSFEVPQEREKSSSIEAVPAQQSEQSWWWQFWSKKPKVVEDQAPAITSIEVIGVVRGSEKPSIFVPANDPNSRQWFYVDVPAIAVASGLPEDSLLIEDINENVNPSNPYPVPKDVNTLIRSSVMPQDHLNYTLTWYSLSAAVTFMAFKRLKQKNSRR; encoded by the exons ATGGCATCCTTTTCCAAAACCCTAACAAGGCTCCGTCCTGCTGGGGCCCTCTATTCCTTTTCCAACCAACTCCTCCCGCCAAAGTATTGGGTGCCACCTGCTTCCTTCTCCACCGCTGCTGCTGTCTCCTCTTCCCAATCTCATg ATCAAGAGAAAGGATCAACGTGGTCAAGATggtttcttttccttcctgGAGCTATCACTTTCGGCCTTGGAACTTGGCAGATTTTCAGAAGGCAAGACAAG ATAAAGATGCTGGAGTATAGACAGAAGAGGTTGCAAATGGAACCTTTGAAACTAAATAACATGCCTCCTTCGAGTGAAAACTTGGAATCTTTGGAGTTTAGGCGAGTTGTATGCAGAGGAGTTTTTGATGATGGAAGGTCAATCTATGTTGGGCCCCGTTCTAGAAGCATTTCTGGAGTGACTGAAAATGGCTATTATGTCATTACACCCCTGATGCCAATTGCTAACAATGCTGAGAG TGTGCAGGCACCAGTTCTTGTAAATAGAGGATGGGTCCCACGCAGCTGGAGAGACAAGTCTTTTGAAGTTCCACAAGAGAGGGAGAAGTCTTCAAGTATAGAAGCTGTTCCTGCCCAACAGAGTGAACAAAGCTGGTGGTGGCAGTTTTGGTCTAAGAAGCCAAAAGTTGTTGAG GATCAAGCCCCTGCTATTACTTCTATTGAAGTTATTGGAGTTGTCCGTGGTAGTGAGAAGCCAAGCATATTTGTTCCAGCAAATGATCCAAATTCAAGACAATGGTTCTATGTTGATGTTCCTGCAATTGCTGTTGCTTCTGGGCTTCCAGAGGATTCTCTCTTAATTGAAGACATCAATGAAAATGTTAATCCGAGCAATCCTTACCCTGTTCCAAAGGATGTCAATACCTTGATTCGCAGTTCAGTTATGCCACAGGACCATCTAAATTATACCTTGACATG GTATTCTCTGTCTGCTGCTGTTACATTTATGGCTTTTAAGAGACTTAAGCAAAAAAACAGTAGGAGATAG
- the LOC18604380 gene encoding surfeit locus protein 1 isoform X2, with protein MVSFPSWSYHFRPWNLADFQKIKMLEYRQKRLQMEPLKLNNMPPSSENLESLEFRRVVCRGVFDDGRSIYVGPRSRSISGVTENGYYVITPLMPIANNAESVQAPVLVNRGWVPRSWRDKSFEVPQEREKSSSIEAVPAQQSEQSWWWQFWSKKPKVVEDQAPAITSIEVIGVVRGSEKPSIFVPANDPNSRQWFYVDVPAIAVASGLPEDSLLIEDINENVNPSNPYPVPKDVNTLIRSSVMPQDHLNYTLTWYSLSAAVTFMAFKRLKQKNSRR; from the exons ATggtttcttttccttcctgGAGCTATCACTTTCGGCCTTGGAACTTGGCAGATTTTCAGAAG ATAAAGATGCTGGAGTATAGACAGAAGAGGTTGCAAATGGAACCTTTGAAACTAAATAACATGCCTCCTTCGAGTGAAAACTTGGAATCTTTGGAGTTTAGGCGAGTTGTATGCAGAGGAGTTTTTGATGATGGAAGGTCAATCTATGTTGGGCCCCGTTCTAGAAGCATTTCTGGAGTGACTGAAAATGGCTATTATGTCATTACACCCCTGATGCCAATTGCTAACAATGCTGAGAG TGTGCAGGCACCAGTTCTTGTAAATAGAGGATGGGTCCCACGCAGCTGGAGAGACAAGTCTTTTGAAGTTCCACAAGAGAGGGAGAAGTCTTCAAGTATAGAAGCTGTTCCTGCCCAACAGAGTGAACAAAGCTGGTGGTGGCAGTTTTGGTCTAAGAAGCCAAAAGTTGTTGAG GATCAAGCCCCTGCTATTACTTCTATTGAAGTTATTGGAGTTGTCCGTGGTAGTGAGAAGCCAAGCATATTTGTTCCAGCAAATGATCCAAATTCAAGACAATGGTTCTATGTTGATGTTCCTGCAATTGCTGTTGCTTCTGGGCTTCCAGAGGATTCTCTCTTAATTGAAGACATCAATGAAAATGTTAATCCGAGCAATCCTTACCCTGTTCCAAAGGATGTCAATACCTTGATTCGCAGTTCAGTTATGCCACAGGACCATCTAAATTATACCTTGACATG GTATTCTCTGTCTGCTGCTGTTACATTTATGGCTTTTAAGAGACTTAAGCAAAAAAACAGTAGGAGATAG